One Elusimicrobiota bacterium genomic region harbors:
- a CDS encoding M23 family metallopeptidase, giving the protein MFSQKVKKGFKQQLTVVLIPHNSINPLKIKLSVPFILFILVLWTGITVWAGYLSGKHVDYWKAKMDYNLMRIRVSFFAQELKKTRGMIEQVKENDESLRGLLDMKSKKAIVENEKRGMGGPTVADVNSLNLTLAGKLADLTQRDILAQTSALRKETQKRIQSSQEIFDYIEKQRTIYRSTPNLFPTMGEITSRFGFRVHPMFKSYEFHSGLDIANERGTKIYATADGKVKVADWQPGFGRLVIIQHNCGYVTYYGHMYKIYVNEGDTVTRGDVIGLMGNSGTSTGTHLHYEIQLYGKPVNPARYLKKILRDGNVQDV; this is encoded by the coding sequence ATGTTTTCACAAAAAGTTAAAAAGGGATTTAAACAACAGCTTACTGTTGTTCTTATTCCCCATAACAGCATTAACCCGCTAAAAATTAAGCTTTCCGTGCCTTTCATATTATTTATCTTGGTTCTCTGGACAGGAATAACTGTTTGGGCAGGATATTTGTCCGGAAAACATGTTGACTACTGGAAAGCAAAAATGGATTATAATCTTATGCGCATCAGGGTTTCCTTTTTTGCGCAGGAATTAAAAAAGACCCGCGGGATGATTGAACAGGTTAAAGAAAATGATGAAAGCTTGAGAGGCCTTCTTGATATGAAATCAAAGAAAGCAATTGTTGAAAATGAAAAAAGAGGTATGGGCGGACCCACGGTAGCGGATGTAAACAGCCTCAATCTTACCCTTGCAGGAAAATTAGCCGACCTAACTCAGCGAGACATTCTGGCACAGACATCAGCTCTCAGAAAAGAAACCCAGAAACGTATTCAAAGCTCTCAGGAAATATTTGATTATATTGAAAAACAGCGCACTATTTATCGTTCTACCCCCAATCTTTTTCCTACAATGGGCGAAATTACATCCCGATTCGGTTTTAGAGTCCACCCGATGTTCAAATCATATGAATTTCATTCCGGGTTAGATATTGCAAACGAGCGCGGCACAAAAATTTATGCTACTGCTGACGGAAAAGTAAAAGTGGCCGACTGGCAGCCCGGGTTCGGCCGTCTGGTAATTATTCAGCATAACTGCGGTTATGTCACTTATTACGGCCACATGTATAAAATATATGTGAATGAAGGCGATACGGTAACCAGAGGTGATGTCATCGGCTTAATGGGCAATTCGGGAACTTCAACAGGAACCCACCTGCACTACGAAATCCAGCTTTATGGTAAACCGGTGAATCCCGCAAGATACCTGAAGAAAATCCTCAGAGATGGAAATGTTCAGGACGTCTAA
- a CDS encoding valine--tRNA ligase, with protein MPKEMEKVYDPQKVEDRLYEFWIKEGFFSSKINKKLKPFTIVIPPPNVTGSLHMGHALNNTLQDIIIRFKKLRGFNTLWVPGTDHGGIATQNVVEKLIKSENKTRNELGREKFLERMREWKNSSGDTILRQLRKLGCSLDWSRTRFTMDEVCSNAVLTAFVELFKRGLIYRGKTLVNWCPRCHTALSDIEVEHEEEKGKLWHIRYPLKDGRKNGSAEEFKDFIIVATTRPETMLGDTAVAVNPSDKRYENLVGKKIILPLVGREIPIVSDHIVDQTFGTGAVKVTPAHDKTDYEIALRQNLPRVEVIDFHGKMTKEAGIYASLDIYSARKKVLEDLEAQGFLLETKEHLHAIGRCYRCNTPIEPLMSEQWFLKVEEMSKKAIQVVDKKKVKFIPENWANPYKLWLENLRDWCISRQIWWGHRIPIYYCLSNQDKSKKCPPVASVEKIEKCPNCGGTEIKQDEDVLDTWFSSALWPFSVFGWPKKESKNDIEYYYPTSVLVTGHEILYLWVARMVQMGLEFIKDIPFKEVFIHGIVRDRFGKKMSKSLGNVIDPLGIMEKFGTDALRFALTSNAAPGRDMQLSDDSFLSARNFSNKIWNASRFVLMNAQNYSAKDFENRYKAEELADRWIISEYNSLIKNVTEAYDSYNMDSAARLVYEFFWFKYCDWYIEIAKIRLNGPDEDSKKNVLNILIEILSGILRLLHPIMPFITEEIWGNLAGLIQVSADLKSILLSKWPEPNEKLIQAKILENMGLVQEVVVAVRTIRSEMNILPSKNISVSINVSSDKLKKVLEENRSYLKTLAKAENLEIGSAIKRIPQSAMSALRGIEIFVPLAGLIDLEKEKSRLQKEIETTKIELDRCRQKLENDDFTKHAPEKEVSKIKERLRDAEEKIRHLTENIKSMS; from the coding sequence ATGCCTAAAGAAATGGAAAAAGTTTACGACCCTCAAAAAGTTGAAGATAGGTTATATGAATTTTGGATAAAAGAGGGTTTTTTTTCATCAAAAATAAATAAGAAGCTTAAACCTTTCACTATTGTCATTCCTCCTCCTAATGTCACCGGATCGCTTCATATGGGACATGCCCTAAACAACACGCTCCAGGATATAATTATCCGTTTCAAGAAATTGCGGGGATTTAACACGCTTTGGGTTCCGGGAACTGACCACGGAGGAATTGCCACCCAAAATGTTGTTGAAAAATTAATCAAATCTGAAAATAAAACGAGAAATGAATTGGGCAGGGAAAAATTTCTTGAAAGGATGCGGGAGTGGAAAAACTCATCCGGAGACACAATTTTAAGACAATTAAGAAAACTGGGCTGTTCTTTGGATTGGAGCAGAACAAGGTTTACAATGGATGAAGTATGTTCAAATGCCGTACTCACAGCTTTTGTGGAACTTTTTAAACGAGGCCTAATATACCGCGGAAAAACATTAGTAAACTGGTGTCCGCGCTGCCATACCGCTCTTTCGGACATTGAGGTGGAACATGAAGAAGAAAAAGGCAAATTATGGCATATCAGATATCCGTTAAAAGACGGCAGAAAAAATGGTTCGGCCGAAGAATTCAAGGATTTTATTATCGTTGCCACAACCCGTCCTGAGACAATGCTCGGAGATACTGCAGTGGCAGTTAATCCTTCCGATAAACGCTACGAAAATTTGGTAGGAAAAAAAATAATCCTTCCACTTGTTGGAAGAGAAATCCCTATCGTTTCCGACCACATAGTTGACCAGACTTTCGGCACCGGCGCGGTAAAAGTAACTCCGGCGCACGACAAAACTGACTACGAGATAGCCCTTCGGCAAAATCTGCCTAGGGTTGAAGTAATTGATTTTCACGGCAAGATGACAAAAGAAGCCGGTATTTATGCTTCGCTGGATATATATTCAGCCCGCAAAAAAGTCCTGGAAGATTTGGAAGCTCAAGGATTTTTATTGGAAACAAAAGAACATCTTCACGCGATCGGCCGTTGTTATAGGTGCAATACTCCTATTGAGCCGCTTATGTCCGAGCAGTGGTTTTTAAAAGTTGAGGAAATGTCAAAAAAAGCTATCCAAGTAGTTGACAAGAAAAAGGTGAAATTTATTCCTGAAAATTGGGCAAATCCTTATAAACTCTGGCTTGAAAATTTAAGGGATTGGTGTATATCAAGGCAGATTTGGTGGGGGCACAGAATTCCGATATATTACTGTCTGTCAAACCAAGATAAATCAAAGAAATGTCCGCCGGTAGCATCTGTTGAAAAAATTGAAAAGTGCCCTAATTGCGGCGGAACGGAAATCAAACAGGATGAAGATGTGTTGGACACCTGGTTTTCCTCAGCTCTATGGCCGTTCAGCGTTTTCGGCTGGCCTAAAAAAGAATCAAAAAATGATATTGAATATTATTATCCGACTTCAGTTTTAGTTACCGGCCATGAGATTCTATATTTATGGGTTGCACGCATGGTCCAGATGGGGCTTGAGTTTATTAAAGACATTCCTTTCAAAGAGGTTTTTATTCACGGGATAGTAAGGGACCGTTTCGGCAAAAAAATGTCTAAATCTTTGGGAAATGTAATTGATCCTTTGGGAATAATGGAAAAATTCGGTACGGACGCGCTGAGGTTTGCCCTTACTTCCAACGCGGCTCCGGGAAGGGACATGCAGTTATCGGATGATTCTTTTTTGAGTGCAAGAAATTTTTCTAATAAAATTTGGAACGCTTCCAGGTTTGTTTTAATGAACGCTCAAAATTATTCTGCAAAAGATTTTGAAAATAGATATAAAGCTGAAGAACTTGCGGATAGGTGGATAATATCCGAGTACAATTCTTTAATAAAAAATGTTACCGAAGCTTATGATTCTTATAATATGGATTCGGCTGCGCGGCTGGTTTATGAATTTTTCTGGTTCAAGTATTGCGACTGGTACATTGAAATTGCAAAAATTAGGCTTAACGGGCCGGATGAGGACTCCAAAAAGAATGTTTTAAATATCCTTATTGAAATATTATCCGGAATTTTACGGCTTTTGCATCCTATAATGCCGTTTATCACGGAAGAAATTTGGGGAAATTTAGCCGGCTTAATTCAAGTATCCGCAGATTTAAAAAGCATCCTTTTGTCAAAATGGCCGGAACCTAACGAGAAATTAATTCAAGCTAAGATTTTAGAAAATATGGGGCTGGTTCAGGAAGTTGTGGTAGCAGTCCGGACGATAAGAAGCGAGATGAATATTTTGCCCTCAAAAAATATTTCAGTTTCTATAAATGTTTCTTCGGATAAATTAAAAAAAGTTTTAGAGGAAAACCGCTCATATTTAAAAACACTTGCCAAGGCGGAAAATCTTGAAATCGGAAGTGCAATTAAAAGGATTCCTCAATCAGCCATGTCTGCCTTAAGAGGCATTGAAATTT
- a CDS encoding SurA N-terminal domain-containing protein, translating to MMHFFRKHRETIFIITIAGFLAGIFVGFGSYFFIGKTPSDAVVEVNGKDVPYRRYTNLLNQVRNSMTKNKEDITDEVLNKKKQEVIQQLIQEELFWQEAKIFGISVSNKELANDIQNYPAFQKDGKFSHLLYYRILGEILRETPRDFEESRRKQIAAYRLRQFIASSVRITEPELQIEYARANKGNMANYEKEREKFLDNLKQEKTILVFNEWFKDLNRTVKIKVNLDEIESKFQK from the coding sequence ATGATGCATTTTTTCAGAAAGCACAGGGAAACAATATTTATTATCACTATAGCGGGTTTTCTTGCGGGTATTTTTGTCGGTTTCGGCAGTTATTTTTTTATCGGAAAAACTCCCTCGGACGCCGTAGTTGAAGTTAACGGAAAAGACGTTCCCTACAGGCGCTATACAAATTTGCTGAATCAAGTAAGAAACAGCATGACTAAAAATAAGGAAGATATTACCGACGAGGTTTTGAACAAGAAAAAGCAAGAAGTCATACAGCAGCTTATCCAGGAAGAACTTTTTTGGCAGGAAGCTAAAATATTCGGAATCAGCGTGTCCAATAAAGAGCTTGCAAATGACATACAAAACTATCCGGCATTTCAAAAAGACGGAAAATTCAGCCATCTTCTTTATTACAGAATATTAGGCGAGATACTCCGCGAAACACCGCGCGACTTTGAAGAATCCCGCAGAAAACAGATTGCGGCATACCGATTAAGGCAGTTTATCGCATCCAGCGTAAGAATAACCGAGCCTGAACTCCAGATTGAATATGCCCGGGCTAATAAAGGAAATATGGCAAACTACGAAAAAGAAAGAGAGAAGTTTTTGGATAATTTAAAACAGGAGAAAACAATACTGGTGTTTAACGAATGGTTTAAAGATCTTAATCGGACGGTAAAAATAAAGGTTAATCTTGACGAGATAGAAAGCAAATTCCAGAAAT
- a CDS encoding polymer-forming cytoskeletal protein produces MSKKKTNGLSVVETFIGANSIIKGSIQTKNSVRIDGNIEGNIVEADGVIVGEKASIKGDINARIVVIGGKVTGNISAIHNIEILSKAEVRGDMRSSVLSIAEGAIIEGSCVALSDDNKVIELDVESVK; encoded by the coding sequence ATGTCAAAGAAAAAAACAAACGGACTATCTGTCGTTGAAACATTTATCGGAGCAAACTCAATTATCAAAGGATCCATACAAACAAAAAATTCCGTACGGATTGACGGCAATATTGAAGGAAATATTGTTGAAGCGGACGGAGTAATAGTAGGCGAAAAGGCTTCAATTAAAGGCGACATAAACGCCAGAATCGTGGTTATCGGCGGAAAGGTTACGGGAAATATCTCCGCAATTCACAACATTGAAATACTTTCAAAGGCAGAAGTCCGCGGAGATATGCGCAGCTCGGTGCTTTCAATAGCCGAAGGAGCAATAATTGAGGGAAGCTGTGTTGCTTTGTCCGATGATAATAAAGTAATTGAACTTGACGTTGAATCCGTCAAATAA